The following proteins come from a genomic window of Blastocatellia bacterium:
- a CDS encoding Gfo/Idh/MocA family oxidoreductase — protein sequence MSNTYRLGVIGCGHWGPNHIRNFSLLPDAQVVAVADISQERLAAVQRQYPFLTVYEDYHELLARDDIHAVVVSTPTRTHYRITKDALLAGRHVLCEKPLSCRSQEGRELIRLADEKRLLLMVGHVFLFNNGILKLKQLLSSGEVGRLYYVTAKRTNLGPIRQDVNSVYDLASHDISILNFLLDAMPIRVSALGQAFLQNGIEDVAFISMQYPNDIIANIHVSWLDPKKVREITIVGDKKMVTWDDLSLSGPVRIYDNQIVSHPYYHDFGEFQLLTREGNVTIPHVHMEEPLKVQSQYFLSCLRTGRVEVGTAEHSVDVVRVIEAIVESLAAHGRAVDIAPSHAACAP from the coding sequence GTGTCGAACACATATCGGTTGGGGGTTATCGGGTGTGGTCATTGGGGGCCGAATCATATTCGTAATTTCTCGCTGTTGCCCGACGCGCAGGTCGTGGCCGTAGCAGACATCAGCCAGGAGCGACTAGCCGCCGTTCAGCGGCAATATCCTTTCCTCACGGTGTATGAGGACTATCATGAACTGCTGGCGCGCGATGACATCCATGCTGTTGTCGTCTCCACGCCGACACGGACACATTATCGCATCACCAAGGATGCGTTGTTGGCAGGTCGTCACGTTCTCTGCGAAAAGCCACTTTCCTGTCGCAGCCAGGAAGGTCGCGAGTTGATTCGTCTTGCTGATGAGAAGCGGTTGTTGCTCATGGTTGGCCATGTTTTTCTCTTCAACAACGGCATCCTCAAGCTGAAGCAGTTGCTCAGCAGCGGCGAGGTCGGTCGGCTCTATTACGTGACAGCCAAACGGACGAACCTGGGACCGATTCGACAGGATGTCAACTCGGTCTATGATCTGGCCTCGCATGATATTTCGATCCTCAATTTTTTGCTCGACGCGATGCCCATACGTGTGTCGGCGCTTGGGCAGGCGTTTCTTCAGAACGGTATTGAGGATGTCGCATTCATCTCAATGCAATATCCTAACGACATCATCGCCAACATTCATGTAAGCTGGTTGGACCCGAAAAAGGTTCGGGAGATCACGATTGTTGGCGATAAGAAGATGGTGACGTGGGATGATCTGTCGCTGAGTGGTCCTGTGCGCATCTATGACAATCAGATCGTCAGTCATCCCTACTATCATGATTTTGGCGAATTCCAATTGCTCACACGGGAAGGGAACGTGACCATTCCTCACGTTCACATGGAAGAGCCATTGAAAGTGCAGTCGCAGTATTTTCTTTCCTGCCTCCGAACGGGTCGCGTGGAGGTTGGCACAGCGGAGCACAGTGTTGATGTTGTGCGGGTGATCGAAGCGATTGTAGAGTCGTTAGCCGCGCATGGTCGGGCTGTTGACATCGCGCCATCTCATGCTGCGTGCGCGCCGTAA
- a CDS encoding glycosyltransferase family 4 protein — protein sequence MNESSRQLASSHKVGLVATRAWSDPTGIGEYTRNLYRALQRRVQELWLIHGEMPADFLPGDRTRAIAAPARDPYRRWFAPRALRVRGFSLLHFMTESELFYAGLKRTRLVVTIHGCAATRLPPHLHQQLPRRALIKYRYLLRRVAAIITVSEASRQDILETFRVPPERVTVIYNGIADAFHRYALMQQPIIRPVGERPFILAVGATIPKKNIVGILQALAILKANGLPHRLIHVGPRDWGYDAIVRQIISLGLQHDVEFKGRVSTDELIRYYAQADVFVFPSFHEGFGMPILEAMACGCPVVTSNRYAMPEVAGDAALLVDPDDSAQIADAIERLLSDEPLRRSFVERGRRRAQLFSWERASEQVVAVYQRILC from the coding sequence ATGAATGAGTCGTCACGCCAACTGGCAAGTTCCCACAAGGTCGGCCTCGTTGCCACACGCGCTTGGTCAGACCCAACGGGCATTGGTGAGTATACCCGCAATTTGTATCGTGCGCTGCAACGGCGCGTGCAGGAGCTCTGGTTGATCCACGGAGAGATGCCAGCGGACTTTCTGCCTGGCGACCGAACGAGGGCAATTGCCGCGCCGGCGCGTGATCCATATCGCCGATGGTTTGCTCCACGCGCCCTCAGGGTACGCGGATTTTCGTTACTCCATTTCATGACGGAATCGGAGTTGTTCTACGCAGGACTGAAGCGAACCCGGTTGGTCGTCACAATTCACGGTTGCGCTGCAACGCGATTACCGCCGCACTTGCATCAGCAATTACCACGTCGCGCGCTGATCAAATATCGTTACCTGCTGCGTCGCGTGGCAGCCATCATCACCGTGTCGGAAGCCTCGCGGCAAGACATTCTCGAAACGTTTCGCGTGCCGCCGGAGCGGGTCACGGTGATTTACAACGGCATTGCAGACGCATTTCACCGATACGCATTGATGCAGCAGCCGATCATCCGGCCTGTCGGCGAGCGACCCTTCATTCTGGCTGTTGGCGCGACGATTCCAAAGAAGAATATCGTCGGCATTCTGCAAGCGTTGGCCATCTTGAAAGCGAACGGTTTGCCGCACCGATTGATTCACGTTGGGCCGCGCGATTGGGGCTATGATGCGATTGTGCGTCAGATCATCTCGCTCGGTCTGCAGCATGATGTGGAATTCAAAGGGCGTGTCTCAACGGATGAATTGATCCGGTACTATGCACAGGCAGACGTGTTTGTGTTTCCCTCGTTTCACGAAGGCTTCGGTATGCCGATCCTTGAAGCGATGGCCTGTGGATGTCCGGTCGTCACCTCGAACCGTTACGCTATGCCTGAAGTGGCCGGCGATGCAGCCTTGTTGGTGGACCCAGATGATAGCGCGCAAATCGCTGACGCGATTGAACGATTGCTGAGCGATGAACCGTTGCGCCGGTCGTTTGTTGAGAGAGGCCGCCGCCGCGCTCAGTTGTTCTCCTGGGAGAGGGCCAGCGAGCAAGTTGTTGCCGTCTATCAACGTATCTTGTGCTAA
- a CDS encoding alkaline phosphatase family protein, translating into MEDKKVQSQSRFSHLAPQASKLLVIGLDGATFDLMHSWVQAGALPTFRSLMESGASGILMSTIPPLTPPAWISSVTGVNPGKHGVFDFITDKQGYHPRPVRSSDWRVEPIWLRLGREGFRVGVFNFPAAYPPFELNGFMVSGLLTPTNATDYAQPAALVGQIKRAVVDENNLAYGNYRAFLKDLRRVTEMQTAAAQSLAEQFNVEFLQVIYDGVDRLQHYFWSSLNEAVTESETILRHYQSLDHAVATLLSSFAPPRYVVIYSDHGFGPLHRRIHVENILADLGLLKWRDAAAPALPWWRKAFTKQRAESLAYKFGFGSLLKRWLPPSWKDALPQEPIQPYRYVDWSGTKAYFASMPAQSIRINRRGREPEGIVQSGEYESVRQRVIEGLMRLTDPLTAQPVIDRVYRREEIYHGPCVDQADDLIVCARPGYYLVGERGGQSISEPDRNQPGWSGTHRAEGILMLNGPGIRAGAQLEPSRIEDIAPTLLYLMGVAVPDYMDGRVLTGAFEPDHVQAQPVVVQPEPLPSMSSSAEQSKRDDAQMMNRLKDLGYLE; encoded by the coding sequence ATGGAAGATAAAAAGGTACAATCACAATCTCGCTTCTCGCATCTCGCTCCTCAAGCTTCAAAGCTGTTAGTCATCGGATTGGATGGCGCGACGTTTGATCTGATGCATTCCTGGGTGCAAGCCGGTGCATTGCCGACGTTCCGTTCACTGATGGAATCGGGAGCCTCCGGCATCCTGATGAGCACGATTCCACCATTGACGCCGCCGGCCTGGATTTCATCGGTGACCGGCGTCAATCCGGGCAAGCATGGCGTCTTCGATTTCATCACAGACAAGCAGGGCTACCATCCCCGTCCGGTACGATCGAGCGATTGGCGTGTCGAGCCGATTTGGTTGCGGTTGGGGCGCGAAGGATTTCGCGTCGGTGTCTTCAACTTTCCTGCTGCCTATCCACCGTTTGAGCTCAATGGTTTTATGGTGTCCGGGCTGCTCACGCCGACCAATGCGACTGACTATGCGCAGCCGGCGGCTCTCGTCGGACAAATCAAGCGCGCGGTCGTTGATGAAAACAATCTCGCGTATGGGAATTATCGGGCTTTTCTTAAAGATTTGCGGCGTGTCACTGAGATGCAAACGGCGGCAGCGCAGTCTCTGGCTGAGCAATTCAATGTCGAGTTTTTGCAAGTCATTTACGACGGCGTTGACCGACTACAGCACTATTTCTGGAGCTCTCTCAATGAAGCCGTCACAGAGTCGGAGACGATATTGCGCCATTATCAATCTCTGGATCATGCTGTCGCCACGCTTCTGTCAAGCTTTGCGCCGCCTCGCTACGTGGTGATTTATTCCGATCACGGATTCGGGCCATTGCATCGGCGTATTCATGTGGAAAACATCCTGGCTGATCTTGGACTGCTCAAGTGGCGAGATGCTGCTGCTCCGGCGCTGCCTTGGTGGCGGAAGGCTTTCACCAAACAGCGGGCTGAATCGTTAGCTTACAAATTCGGATTTGGTTCTCTGCTCAAACGATGGCTCCCGCCATCCTGGAAAGATGCTTTGCCCCAGGAGCCGATTCAACCGTATCGCTACGTTGATTGGTCTGGGACAAAAGCCTATTTTGCTTCTATGCCGGCGCAATCCATTCGGATCAACCGGAGGGGCCGCGAGCCTGAGGGCATCGTTCAATCAGGGGAGTATGAATCTGTTCGCCAACGAGTCATCGAGGGATTGATGAGGCTCACTGATCCACTCACGGCGCAACCGGTGATTGATCGCGTGTATCGTCGTGAAGAAATTTATCACGGCCCATGCGTTGACCAGGCTGACGACCTGATTGTGTGTGCGCGACCTGGATACTACCTGGTTGGCGAGCGCGGCGGTCAGAGCATATCCGAGCCTGATAGGAATCAGCCTGGTTGGTCGGGCACGCACCGCGCTGAAGGCATCTTGATGTTGAACGGACCTGGCATTCGAGCAGGAGCTCAGTTGGAGCCATCGCGCATTGAAGACATCGCGCCGACGCTGTTGTATCTGATGGGCGTGGCTGTGCCCGATTACATGGATGGTCGCGTCCTGACCGGCGCTTTCGAGCCTGATCATGTGCAGGCGCAACCCGTCGTTGTTCAACCTGAGCCGCTTCCTTCCATGTCCAGCTCCGCTGAACAAAGCAAACGGGATGATGCTCAGATGATGAATCGGCTCAAAGACCTCGGATACCTCGAATGA
- a CDS encoding alkaline phosphatase family protein, with amino-acid sequence MVKKKVLVIGLDCAAPQLVFDQWNEDLPNLRRLMAAGVYGELESTIPPITCPAWMSMMTSKDPGQLGVYGFRNRKDYSYHSYQLTTSHSFAEPAVWDILSQQGRRVILLSVPPSFPPKPINGDLVTCFMTPGDHLSYTHPPSLKREVEQLVGRYQFDVDNFRSEDKQAILTQLYQMAEKRFTLLRHLMRTRDWDFAMMVEIGVDRLHHGFWKYFDPTHRKYQPGSPLEGVGKDYYIYLDQQIGETLSLIDEQTTVFIVSDHGAKKLDGAICINQWLIGEGYLKLKKNPTGVMPLEKADVDWEHTLAWGEGGYHANIYLNVRGREPHGVVEPNAYEQVRDELTRRLQALTDEQGRRIGARVFKPQEIYQQCRGIAPDLIVYLGDLLWRSVGSVGHPSIWILDDSAGPDDANHAQHGIFIMSPCSPPVGRRLDGLHLMDCAPTILHQLGVPVPSDMRGRIIGG; translated from the coding sequence ATGGTGAAGAAAAAAGTGTTGGTGATCGGGCTGGATTGCGCAGCCCCGCAGCTTGTCTTTGATCAATGGAACGAGGATTTGCCCAATCTGCGGCGATTGATGGCAGCGGGCGTGTATGGCGAACTGGAAAGCACCATTCCACCGATCACCTGCCCGGCCTGGATGTCTATGATGACGAGTAAGGATCCGGGGCAACTCGGCGTTTATGGATTCAGAAATCGCAAAGATTATTCCTATCACAGCTATCAGCTCACTACATCCCATTCATTCGCTGAGCCGGCTGTGTGGGACATTTTGTCGCAGCAGGGCCGGCGCGTGATCCTGCTGAGCGTGCCGCCCAGCTTCCCGCCCAAGCCGATCAACGGCGATCTGGTGACGTGCTTCATGACGCCCGGCGATCATCTTTCCTACACGCATCCGCCATCGCTCAAACGAGAAGTGGAACAGCTTGTCGGGCGGTATCAATTCGATGTGGACAATTTCCGCTCTGAGGATAAGCAGGCCATTCTCACGCAGCTTTACCAGATGGCTGAGAAGCGATTCACACTGCTTCGCCACCTCATGCGAACGCGTGACTGGGATTTCGCTATGATGGTCGAAATCGGAGTAGACCGGCTCCATCACGGATTCTGGAAATACTTCGATCCAACCCATCGCAAGTACCAGCCAGGATCGCCACTAGAAGGCGTCGGCAAGGATTACTATATCTACCTCGACCAACAGATTGGTGAGACACTGTCGTTGATTGATGAGCAAACAACCGTGTTCATTGTTTCCGATCACGGAGCGAAGAAGTTGGACGGCGCCATCTGTATCAATCAGTGGTTGATCGGTGAGGGTTATTTGAAGTTGAAGAAAAATCCTACGGGCGTGATGCCGCTGGAGAAGGCGGACGTGGATTGGGAGCATACGCTGGCTTGGGGAGAAGGCGGTTATCACGCCAATATCTATCTCAATGTGAGAGGCCGCGAGCCGCACGGCGTCGTTGAGCCAAATGCCTATGAGCAAGTCAGAGATGAGCTGACGCGGCGACTCCAGGCACTAACCGATGAACAAGGTCGTCGCATTGGGGCGCGAGTCTTCAAGCCGCAAGAGATTTATCAACAGTGCCGCGGTATCGCTCCAGATTTGATCGTCTATCTCGGTGACTTGCTCTGGCGCTCGGTTGGCAGCGTCGGGCATCCTTCTATCTGGATTCTTGACGACAGTGCCGGCCCCGATGATGCCAATCACGCGCAGCATGGCATCTTCATTATGAGTCCATGTTCACCGCCAGTCGGTCGTCGGCTCGATGGTCTGCACCTGATGGATTGCGCACCAACGATTCTGCATCAGCTTGGTGTGCCCGTGCCATCAGATATGCGAGGGCGAATCATCGGAGGATAG
- a CDS encoding serine protease yields MPSKPEVTALSKKFRHLWQRLAVAVWARRLWPFGIAIVFVVVPASPDLAAPRDEGLFRPEQISVPFDKEHALRCLVRIRARTYFVITVYNTAQDVAAARLSAQKVYLAEPGITLWPIALDRTFLDRLQADVGLRLLPAYYEIARAFENVTKFPSQRIVPLEGAASGFFISPDGHFLTSYHVMREEIEAAGQREGGAQPLACRYTSFEIPVVENGRIVGYRPLENVQLVRHTLAEELKSGLDAVLLKADIQSPAYFDIDLNGVLPDMPVWTLGFPIRTRRDPQRLRVMNYADADGSVRIAYGRIQQLIGEVNFSSNVDGFSGSSGGPTLNQHGRVVGLVRGVYPEREESRRGVVFMGGQLHVDIRAVVKRLRLDQMPQ; encoded by the coding sequence ATGCCAAGCAAGCCTGAAGTGACTGCGCTGAGCAAGAAATTCCGTCACCTGTGGCAGCGGCTCGCGGTGGCCGTTTGGGCCAGAAGGCTATGGCCGTTCGGCATCGCGATTGTTTTTGTCGTTGTGCCCGCTTCGCCTGATCTTGCTGCGCCGCGCGATGAGGGTCTGTTCCGTCCTGAACAGATCAGCGTTCCATTTGATAAAGAGCACGCGTTACGATGCCTCGTTCGGATTCGAGCAAGGACGTATTTTGTCATCACCGTTTACAACACCGCGCAAGATGTCGCCGCTGCTCGGCTGAGCGCTCAGAAGGTCTACTTGGCTGAGCCAGGCATCACGCTCTGGCCCATCGCGCTCGATCGTACTTTTCTTGACCGACTACAGGCGGATGTCGGACTCCGATTGCTGCCGGCCTATTACGAAATTGCTCGCGCATTTGAGAATGTGACGAAATTTCCCAGTCAACGCATCGTTCCGTTAGAAGGGGCAGCATCCGGCTTTTTTATTTCGCCGGATGGGCACTTCCTCACAAGTTACCACGTCATGCGTGAAGAGATTGAGGCCGCAGGTCAAAGAGAAGGCGGAGCACAGCCGTTGGCGTGTCGTTATACATCCTTTGAGATTCCCGTCGTCGAAAACGGACGGATCGTAGGGTACCGGCCGTTAGAGAACGTGCAGCTTGTGCGGCACACATTGGCTGAGGAGTTGAAATCCGGGCTGGATGCCGTCCTGTTGAAAGCAGACATCCAAAGCCCCGCCTATTTTGATATTGATCTAAACGGCGTTCTGCCCGATATGCCGGTCTGGACACTCGGATTCCCTATTCGCACGCGGCGCGACCCACAACGCCTGCGTGTCATGAATTACGCCGATGCTGACGGTAGCGTGCGAATCGCGTATGGAAGAATTCAGCAACTCATCGGTGAGGTCAACTTCAGTTCCAATGTTGACGGTTTCAGTGGCAGTAGCGGCGGGCCGACGTTGAATCAGCATGGGCGCGTCGTTGGCCTCGTTCGCGGCGTTTATCCTGAGCGTGAGGAGAGCCGGCGCGGCGTTGTTTTTATGGGCGGACAATTGCATGTAGACATTCGAGCCGTCGTCAAGCGGCTCAGGCTAGACCAGATGCCCCAATAA
- a CDS encoding NCS2 family permease has translation MGENHQVAKLWDQWFHLTDHGTTIKTEVLAGITTFLTMAYIIFVQPAVLSACGMDLGAVMVATCVSSALATLLMALLANYPIAVAPAMGHNFFFAFSVVIGMKIPWSVALGGVAIAGIIFILTAGVGLRERLITAIPESLQHAIAVGIGLLIAMVGLQWAGVIIAASGTLVTLGNLKSPPVLLSLFGLALMAILFSLKMRGAGLWAMLITAAVGLFFGVIRYHGLVSPPPSLAPTLLKLDILGALKPEMIEVIFVFFFLALFDSVGTLVGVAQQAGLMKNGTLPRARQALLADAVGTVIGAGLGTSTVTAYIESATGVAAGGRTGLANIITAALFLLSLFFYPVVKMIGGGYQVAADQTLYPVIAPSLILVGTMMMHSVRRIAWDDMTEAIPAFLTLIIMPLTVSITEGIAFGFITYALLKLITGRAREVHWLIYLFASLFVIRYVALD, from the coding sequence ATGGGCGAAAATCATCAAGTAGCAAAGCTATGGGATCAGTGGTTTCATCTCACAGATCATGGCACAACAATCAAGACGGAGGTACTAGCCGGCATCACAACGTTTCTGACGATGGCTTACATCATCTTCGTTCAACCGGCCGTGTTGAGCGCTTGCGGGATGGACTTGGGCGCCGTGATGGTCGCCACATGCGTGTCGAGCGCGCTGGCTACACTGTTGATGGCTCTGCTGGCCAATTATCCGATTGCTGTGGCTCCGGCAATGGGTCACAACTTCTTTTTCGCGTTCTCGGTCGTCATCGGGATGAAGATACCGTGGTCGGTCGCTTTGGGAGGGGTGGCTATTGCCGGGATTATTTTTATCCTGACCGCAGGCGTTGGATTGCGTGAACGCTTGATCACGGCCATTCCCGAATCGTTACAACACGCCATCGCCGTCGGCATCGGCTTGCTCATCGCGATGGTCGGATTGCAATGGGCTGGCGTGATTATCGCCGCGTCGGGCACGCTTGTCACGCTGGGAAACCTGAAGTCGCCGCCCGTGCTGTTGTCCCTGTTTGGATTGGCGCTGATGGCTATTCTTTTCTCCTTAAAGATGCGTGGCGCGGGCTTATGGGCGATGTTGATCACAGCCGCCGTAGGATTATTCTTCGGCGTTATTCGCTATCACGGCTTAGTCAGCCCGCCGCCTTCGTTAGCGCCGACGTTGTTGAAGCTCGATATTCTCGGCGCCTTGAAACCGGAGATGATCGAAGTGATCTTCGTGTTTTTCTTTCTCGCGCTATTTGACTCTGTCGGCACGCTGGTCGGCGTGGCGCAACAAGCTGGCCTGATGAAAAACGGGACGCTGCCGCGCGCGCGGCAGGCGCTGCTGGCCGATGCGGTCGGCACGGTCATCGGAGCGGGACTGGGCACATCAACCGTCACTGCCTACATCGAAAGCGCGACGGGCGTTGCCGCCGGAGGCCGCACAGGATTAGCAAACATCATCACCGCGGCGCTGTTTTTGCTCTCATTGTTCTTCTATCCGGTTGTCAAAATGATCGGCGGTGGGTATCAAGTGGCCGCCGATCAAACGCTCTATCCGGTGATCGCGCCTTCACTGATCCTGGTCGGCACGATGATGATGCACAGCGTGCGTCGGATTGCTTGGGATGATATGACCGAAGCGATTCCTGCCTTCCTGACGCTCATCATCATGCCTCTGACTGTGAGCATCACGGAAGGCATTGCCTTTGGATTCATCACCTATGCCCTGCTCAAACTCATCACAGGCCGCGCTCGAGAGGTACACTGGCTCATTTACCTGTTCGCCAGTCTGTTCGTGATCCGCTATGTCGCGCTTGACTGA
- a CDS encoding DNA starvation/stationary phase protection protein — protein sequence MKPNIGLNNKNRDAVVEILNRLLADEYVLYTKTRNYHWNVVGPQFNDLHKFFEAQYDELNEIVDEVAERARSLGGPSLGTLKEFLQHTRLKEHPGEYPNAQKMLQNLLADHEAVIRYLREDLVTVGEKYGDAGTNDFLTGLMEQHEKMAWMLRAFLE from the coding sequence ATGAAACCAAACATCGGATTGAATAATAAAAATCGAGATGCTGTTGTCGAAATTTTGAATCGGTTACTCGCCGACGAGTACGTTCTTTACACCAAGACGAGAAATTATCATTGGAACGTCGTCGGACCGCAGTTTAACGATCTGCATAAATTCTTTGAGGCGCAATATGACGAGCTCAACGAGATTGTTGATGAGGTGGCCGAGCGCGCGCGTTCGCTTGGCGGACCGTCGCTGGGCACATTGAAGGAATTCTTACAGCACACGCGGCTCAAGGAGCATCCTGGCGAGTATCCCAACGCGCAAAAAATGTTACAAAACTTACTGGCCGATCATGAGGCCGTGATTCGCTACCTGCGAGAAGACCTCGTGACCGTGGGCGAGAAGTATGGTGACGCCGGCACGAACGATTTCTTGACCGGCTTGATGGAACAGCACGAGAAGATGGCGTGGATGCTGCGCGCGTTTTTGGAGTAG
- a CDS encoding acyl-CoA thioesterase — protein sequence MKKIKLVKRSIQRDPTLRVTLLPKDTNAAGTIFGGVILSLIDLAGGIEARKHANKRLVTVVMKEVHFKRPVYVGDIVSLYTKTLRIGTTSVTVKVEVEVQRGANPSQHELVTVAEAVYVAVDETWKPIPVRE from the coding sequence ATGAAGAAAATCAAACTTGTTAAACGATCTATCCAGCGCGATCCGACGCTGCGTGTGACGCTGCTGCCCAAGGATACTAACGCTGCCGGGACGATCTTCGGCGGCGTTATCCTCAGCTTGATTGACTTGGCTGGCGGCATTGAGGCTCGAAAACATGCGAATAAGCGACTGGTGACGGTCGTGATGAAAGAGGTTCATTTCAAGCGACCTGTCTATGTCGGCGATATTGTCAGCTTGTACACGAAGACATTGAGAATTGGTACAACGTCGGTCACCGTCAAGGTCGAGGTTGAGGTTCAACGTGGCGCCAATCCATCTCAGCATGAATTGGTGACCGTGGCTGAGGCTGTATATGTTGCGGTAGATGAAACGTGGAAGCCGATTCCGGTGAGGGAATGA